The region AGGTGACGAAGGGGTAGGTGCCGTGATCGATGTCCAGCAGGGCGCCCTGCGCGCCTTCGAACAGCACGTTGGCGCCGGCCTTCCGGTAGCCGTCCAGGAGCGCCACGACGTCGGCGACCATCGGCCGGATACGTTCGCCGAGCGCGAGGAGATGCTCGAGCGTCTGCTGGAAGTCAACCGTGTCGCGGCCAAAGTACCGTTGCAGGACGAAGTTGTGGAAATCCAGGACCTCACCGAGCTTCGCGGCGAACCGCTCGCGGTGCGCGAGGTCGGATACCCGCAGGGCGCGGCGCGCGACCTTGTCTTCGTAGGCCGGACCGATGCCACGCCCGGTGGTGCCGATCGCGGCGGCACCCTTGGCGTGTTCGCGCGCCAGGTCGAGGGCCACGTGCGAGGGCATGATCAGCGGGCAGGCCGGGCTGATCCGGAGGCGCTCCACGACAGGAACGCCGCGGGCGGTCAGTTCGTCGACCTCGGTGAACAACGCGTCAGGCGACACCACCACCCCGTTGCCGATCAGGCAGGCGACGCCGTCGCGCAGTATTCCGGAGGGCAGCAGTCGCACGATCGTCTTCTGGCCTTCGATGACCAGGGTATGGCCGGCATTGTGCCCACCCTGGAAACGGGCGACTGCGGCCACCTTGTCGGTGAGCAGATCGACGATCTTGCCTTTGCCCTCGTCACCCCACTGGGTGCCGATGACGACCACGTTCTTGCCCACGCCTGCGTCCTCCCCGCGATCCCTCAGGAACGCACCAACCACAACAAAAGCAGGCCCGAGGCAATGCTTGCGAGGCCCACCAAACGGAGTTTATTTTCCGGCATCCGGGATAACTCGGCCATGACCCGACGGGAACCTCTCGGGTTCGCAAACGGCAAGAGGCCTTCGATCACCATCACCAGCGCGATGGCCGACAAGAGGTCCGTCCAGTCCATCGCGCCGCAGGGCCTGTCAGCGGTCGCGGCCGCCCATGGGATCCTTCAGGTACTGGAAGAATTCGCCCTCCGGCGAGATGACGAAGACGTCGTCGCCCCGGCCGAGCGAAGTCCGGTAGGCCTGCATGCTGCGCCAGAAATCGTAGAATTCCTGGTCGCGACCGAACGCTTCCGCGTAGATATCGGCCGCACGCGCATCGCCGGCACCCCGGATCCGCTGCGCGTCGCGCTGCGACTCGGCGATGATGACGGTCCGCTGGCGGTCGGCGTCGGCGCGGATTCTTTCCGCGGTTTCGGCGCCCTCGGCGCGCAGCTGCGAGGCGACGCGGGCGCGTTCCTGCCGCATGCGGTTGAACACGCTCTCGCTGACGTCCGGCGGGAGGTCGAGGGTCTTGACGCGCACGTCGATGATGTCGATCCCGAGTTCCCGCGCGGTCACCCCGGCGCTGTCCATCAGTTCATCGATGACTTCCCGGCGATCGGCCGTCACCACTTCCTGCAGCGTCTGGCGCGCGAACTGCGCCCGCAAGCCGTCCTTGATGATTTCCAGCAAGCGGCTCGTGGCGAGACGCTCGTCGCCGCCGGTGGACCGGAAGTACTGGCTCGGATCGGTGATGCGCCACTTGACGTAGAAATCGACCCGCAGGTTCTTCTTCTCGGCCGTCAGGAACGCCTCGTTCGGGTTGTTACGCGTCAGGACCCGGTCGTCGAACTTCCTCACGGTGTTGACGAAAGGCGTCTTGAAATGGAGTCCCGGTTCGAAGTCCGCCCGGACGATTTCGCCGAAGCGCAGTTTCAGGGCGTATTCGCGCTCGTCGACGATGAACAGGGACATGGACAGCACCAGCGCGGCGCCGGCGATGATCAGCAGGATTAAAGCAGCACGAGGATTCATTAACGTGTCCCCCTGGCGCGCAGGTCGGCAGGGTCACTCTGCCGCTCGGTTTGCCGTAACGGCGTGACCTGCCCGAGATCCGCGGGATCACCCATCTGGTTCTGACGCTGGCCCGAGCGCTTCATCAACTCGTCGATCGGCAGGTACATCAGTGTGCCGCTTCCTTCCGCGTCGAGAATGACCTTGTTCGTCCCGCCCAGGACCTGCTCGACCGTCTCGTAATAGAGACGCTGACGCGTGACTTCCGGGGCCCGCGCGTACTCGGTAAGCAGCGCGAGGAAGCGATCGGATTCACCCTCCGCTTCCGCGATGACCTGCTCGCGATAGGCTTCCGCCGCCTCTACCAGACGGGCCGCGTTACCACGAGCGCGCGGCACGACGTCGTTCGCATAGGCCTCGGCTTCCAGCGCCAGGCGCTCGCGATCCTCGCGCGCCTTGATCGCGTCCTGGACCGCGGCTTCGACCTGGGAGGGGAAGTTCGAATCCTCGAGGTTGACCGAGGTGATCTCGATCCCGGCGCCGTAGGAGTCCAGCGTCGCCTGGATGATTTCGCGAGCCCGGGACGCCACTTCGGCACGACCCTCGGTCAGGACGAAATCGAGCGTGCTCTTGCCGACGACTTCGCGAATGGCCGTCTCGGTGACTTCGCCGAGCGTCTCCTCCGGGGAACGCACGTTGAACAGGTAGGCGCGCGCATCCGCGCGGCGGTACTGCACGCGCAGATCGACGCTGACGATGTTCTCGTCGGCCGTCAGCATCCGGGTCGAGTGCGTGAACGATGCGACCTGGGTGACATTGACCGTCTCGACCCGCTGGATCGGATAGGGAATGTGCCAGTGCAGGCCCGGCAGGGTGATCTTGTTGAAGGCGCCGAACTGCAGCACGACGCCGCGCTCCGCCTCGTCCACCTGGTAGAAGCCGGACAACGCCCAGAGCACCGCCCCGGCCGCCCCGATCAGCCCGATGCCCGCCAGGGCCCCGCCGCTGCCACCGCTGCCACCGCTGCCGCCGCCAGAACCACCGGCGCCGCGTTTGCCGCCGAAAATGCCGGAGACTTTCCGCTGCAAGTCGCGTACGACCTTGTCGAGATCCGGGGGTCCTTCCTTGCGCCCTCCCGAGTTCCAGGGATTGCCGCCCTTGCCAGGTTCATTCCAAGCCATGGTATTCCTTAAATTTACGCTACGCGCGGGGTCCGCCCGGGAGAATTCCTCGTCAGGCAACCGTGCGTGATTGTAGGGATGCGCCCATACCCTCACAAGGGCAGGGCCGTATGCGTCCCCTGTTCAGACCAGTATCGCGACAGAATCGTTCCAACGCCACCTTGGGCGCCTCGACATCGATTTCCCACCCGCCTGACTGGTCCTCCGTCTCCCGACGAACCATGTCGGCATCGTACAGTTTCGCTCGCATGCGCGCTTCCGATGCGTCGAGGTGCACACGCCCCGCCACGCGGCCTTGGCCAAAATGTTCTCGCAAGGCTTGGACCAGCAGGTCCAGGCCCTCGCCGGTGCGCGCCGAAAGCCGCACGCCGCGAATGGCCCCCGTGTCGTCGTACATGAGACTCGGCGGCTCGCCCTGCAGGTCGGTCTTATTGTAAACGATCAACTGCGGCACCTCTTCCGCGCCGATCTCCTCGAGCACGCCGTTCACGTCACCGATGCGCTGGTCGCGCAGAGGATCCGCCAGGTCGACGATGTGCAACAGCAGTTCGGCGTCCTGCGTCTCCCTGAGGGTCGAGCGGAATGCAGCTACGAGCTCGTGCGGCAGGTCGCGCACGAAACCGACGGTGTCCGCCAGCACCACGTCCAGGCCGGGCGCCAGCTGCAGGCCGCGCAACGTCGGGTCGAGCGTCGCGAACAGCTTGTCCGCCGCGTAGACGTCCGCCGAAGTGAGCTGGTTGAACAACGTGGACTTGCCGGCGTTGGTGTAGCCGACCAGCGCGACTGTCGGCACCTCGGCCTTGCGGCGCGTGCGTCGTCCCTGCTCGCGCTGCTTGTCGACGCGCTCCAGCCGGCGGGTCAGGTTGCGGATGCGCTGGGCGAGAAGGCGGCGGTCGGTCTCGAGCTGCGTCTCGCCAGGGCCGCGCAGGCCGATACCGCCTTTCTGTCTTTCCAGGTGGGTCCAGCCGCGCACCAGCCGCGTAGACAGGTGGCGCAGCTGCGCCAGCTCGACCTGTAACTTGCCTTCGAAGCTGCGGGCGCGCTGGGCAAAGATATCGAGGATCAGCCCCGTCCGATCGAGGACGCGGCAGCTCAACGCCTTCTCGAGGTTGCGCTCCTGGCTCGGCGAGAGGGCGTGATTGAACAGCACGAGGTCGGCACCGCTCGCGCGGATGAGCTCGCCGAGTTCCTCGACCTTGCCCTTGCCGATGAAATGGCGGGCGTCCGGCACGGTGCGCGAGGCCAGCAGGCGCCCCGCGATGGTCGCCCCGGCGGACACGGCCAACTGTTCGAGTTCGCCGAGTTCGTCCTCGGAGGGACGTGTGCCAAACCCTATCTGGACCAGTACGGCACGCTCACCGTGCCCCGGACGTTCGAACAAAAAACCTCCCGATCCCCGACTCAGGCGTCCGCGTCGTCGCCGAACGCGTCATCCCCGGTGGAGATCCTGACATTTCGCGAAGGCACGACGGTGGAAATCGCGTGCTTGTAGACCATCTGGCTGACGCTGTTTTTCAACAGCACGACGAACTGGTCGAAAGACTCGACCTGGCCCTGCAACTTGATGCCATTCACGAGGTAAATGGACACCGGTACCTTTTCCCGCCGCAAGGCGTTGAGGAACGGGTCCTGAAGCGACTGCCCTCTGGCCATTGGATGCACTCTCCTGTCGGACCGATCTGGTTGTTTTCGGCTTTGCCTTCACCGCCCGGGCGCAAGCGGGTCCGCGCCTGAAGCGCCCGAAATGAAAGGTTATCACATTCCCGTCCGGCAACCGGCCCCCTGGGAGCCGCACCAGGCAAGAATTTCGTCGAGGTCGTCGGCCCCGCCCCCGGCCAGCCAGCGCACCCCGGATTCGGCGCGCAACCAGGTCATCTGCCGCTTGGCGAGACGACGCGTGGCGGTGACCGCGTCCCGGCGTGCCTCGTCCAGGGTACACGCGCCCTCGAGATAGGCCCAGAGCTGGCGGTATCCCACGGCCCGCAGCGAGGGCAGTCCGGCGTGCAGGTCGCCGCGGGCATGCAGGCCCTCGACTTCCGCGAGGAATCCCGCCGCCATCATGGCCTCGAAGCGCTGCCCGATCGCCACATGCAGTTCGGGCCGCGAAGCCGGGGCCAGCCCCAGCTTGAGGAACGTCCAGCCCGCCGGCGCCCGCGCCGCGGCGGCTTGCAGCTCCGACAATGGCGCCCCGGTGAGCCGCCAGACCTCCAGCGCCCGCTGGATGCGTTGTGAATCGTTCGGATTGATGCGGGCCGCCACCACGGGATCCACGGACGCAAGTTCGGCATGGAGGGCGGGCCAGCCGCGCTGGGCGGCAGCGGTGTCGATCTCGGCTCTCACGGCCGCGTCGGCTTCGGGCAAGGTGGCGAGCCCGCGTTGCAGCGCCCGGAAATACAGCATCGTGCCGCCAGCCAGGATCGGAATGCGCCCGCGCGCGCGCACCTCGTCCATGGCGGTCAGCGCATCGCGAAGGAAGCGGCCGGCCGAGTAGGCCTCGGCGGGATCCACGATGTCGATGAGATGGTGGGGCACCATCGCGCGCACCGCGGCAGAGGGCTTGGCCGTGCCGATATCCATGCCCCGGTAGACGAGTGCAGAGTCCACGCTGATGATTTCGGCCGGCAGTGCGCGCGCCAGTTCGAGCGCCAGCGCCGTCTTGCCGGCGGCGGTCGGCCCCATCAACAGGATTGCCCGGGTCGTGTCCGAAGACGCGTTTTCAGCGGCCACGCAGGAACAGCTTGTCCAGCTCCGGGACGCTCAGCTGCGTCCAGGTCGGCCGGCCGTGATTACACTGGTCCGCACGCTCTGTTTGCTCCATGTCCCTGAGCAACGCGTTCATTTCCGCCACGGTGAGCTGCCGGTTCGCGCGCACCGCACCGTGACAGGCCATCGTGCCCAGCAACTGGTTGATGCGTTCCTCCAGCCTGCGGCTGCTGCCCTGCTCGGCGAGGTCGGAGAGAATGTCGCGCAACAGGGACTCCGTGTCCGCCGACTGCAGGAGGGCGGGAACCTGGCGCACCACCAGCACGTCCGGTCCGCGGCGGTCGAGTTCGAAGCCGAATTGCGCCAGGTCCGGCGCGAACGCCTCCGCCAGCTCCGCCTCTGTCGTCGAGACGCGCAGGCTGATCGGGACGAGCAGCGGCTGGCCCGGGGCGCCGCTGCCCGACAAGGAATGTTTCAGCCGTTCGTAAAGCACGCGCTCGTGTGCGGCATGCATATCGACGATCACCAGCCCGTCGCGATTCTGGGCGAGGATGTAGATCCCGCCCAACTGCCCGAGGGCGTATCCGAGTGTCGGCGTGTCGTCTTGCGCCGCCTGGCTGCGATCGTGGACGTCGTCGTCGCTTCCAGCACCGGTGAAGGCCGGCCAGGAGGATTCCGGAGGGACCGGCTCGCGGGCGGCGAAGCGCATTGCGTCCTGCCGTGCCGGGCCGGTCCAGGCGCTGCTGTCGGCTTCGGAGGCGAAGCGCGGGGTCGCCGGCGGCGGCGCGCTGCCCGCCGCCGGGCGGGTCCCGGCCAGGGCCTGCTCGACCGCCCGGTAGAGAAATCCGTGGATGCTGCGTGCGTCGCGAAAGCGGACCTCGTGCTTGGTCGGATGCGCATTGACATCCACCAGCGCGGGATCCATCTCGAGGTACACGACATAGGCGGGGTGGCGACCGTGAAACAATACGTCGGCGTAGGCCTGGCGCATCGCGTGGGTCACCAGGCGGTCGCGGATCATCCGCCCGTTGACGAAAAAATACTGCAGGTCCGGCTGCGAGCGCGAGAAGGTCGGCAAGCCCAGCCAGCCGGTCAACCGCAATCCGGCGGCGCCCTGGTCGATGTCCATCGACTGCGCCGCGAACAGCTCGCCGCACACCTCTCCGAGCCGGCGCAGCCGGGCCGCCGGATCGGCCGCCGGGCGCAGATCGAACAGCACCTTGCCATCGCGACTGAGACGAAAACCCGTCGTGAAACACGACAGTGCCAGGCGCCTCACGACCCGTTCGACGTGCGACAACTCGGTCCGCTCCGCGCGCATGAAGCGACGCCGTGCGGGCGTGTTGAAGAACAGGTCGCGCACCACGATGGTGGTGCCCTGCGGGTGGGCCGCGGGGACCGGCGAACCGAGCCGAGAGCCGTCGGACTCCACTTGCCACGCATCATCCGCGCCGACGGGTCGCGAGGTGACCGACAGTCGGGACACGGAGGCAATACTCGGCAGGGCTTCGCCGCGAAACCCCAAGGTTCCGACACGCTCGAGGTCCTCGAGGCTGGTGATCTTGCTGGTGGCATGGCGGGACAACGCAAGGGCGAGCTCGTCCCGGGGGATGCCGCAACCGTCGTCGCGCACGAGGCAGCGTCGCAGTCCGCCCCCATCGACCTCGATCTCGATGCGGGTGGCGCCTGCGTCGAGGCTGTTCTCGACCAGCTCCTTGATCACGGACGCCGGACGCTCGACCACCTCGCCGGCGGCGATCTGGTCGATGAGTTGCGCTGGAAGCTGGCGGATGGGCATGGGCACACGCAAGCATACCAAAGGGACCGCCGCACGCGGCCTCCGCCCTGAACCCCGGGGCGCGCCCCGGAAGCCCTCAGCCGCCGGGGATGGCGATCACCTGGCCGACACGAATCTTGTCGTTTTTCAGGTTGTTGTGGCGGCGCAGGACGGGGACGCTGACGTTGTACTGGCTCGCGATGCCCGAGAGCGTGTCGCCGCGCGCAATCACGATCTCACGTGGCATACCGCCGCGGGCGCGATGCTGGGCGACCCAGGTACCGGGCGGCGGATTGGCGTAGAAGTACTCGCGCAGGCCGGACATCAGCGCCGTGGCCACCTTTTCCTGGTAGGCCGGCTGCCGCAAGAGCGTCTCTTCCTCGTGATGCGAGATGAAAGCCGTCTCCACGAGGATCGAGGGAATGTCCGGCGCCTTGAGGACCACGAAGCCGGCCTGTTGCACCGTGCTCTTGTGCAGGCGATTCACCGCGCCGAGGCGATTCAACACGAAGTCGCCCGCGTCCAGGCTGGCGCCGATCGAAGCGTTCTGCGAAAGATCGAGCAACACCGAGGCGAGCAGATCGTCCTTGTCGTCCAGGCTCACACCGCCCACGAGGTCGGCGGCATTCTCCCGCGCCGCCAGCCACCGGGCGGCCTCGTCAGTCGCGCCCTTGGGCGACAATACGTATACCGAAGAGCCGCGGGCCTTGGGGTTATTGAAGGCATCCGCGTGGATGGAAATGAAGAGATCGGCGCCGTGCTCACGCGCGCGTTCGACACGCTGCTGCAAGCTGAGAAAATAGTCTCCGTTACGCGTCAGCGCGGCGCGCATGCCCGGTTCGCGGTCGATATGGCCTGCAAGCCGTCGCGCGATGGCGAGCACCACATCTTTCTCATAGGTGCCTTTGCGCCCCACCGCGCCCGGGTCCTCTCCGCCATGACCGGCATCCACCGCGATCACGAGATCGCGGCTGCCCTCGTCCGCGCGCACCGTCGGGCGCTGCACAGGGCGGCGCTGCGCATCGAGTTCCACGATCAGCCGATGCCCGTAGCGCCCCTTCGGGGGCACCAGGAAACTGCGCGCATTCGTCATCGCATCCAGATCGAGCACCAGGCGTGCCGCGCCGTCGGAACGGTTGGCGCCGCGCACCGAGCGGATTGCGCCGGCGCCCGCGGGCAGGTCGGCCAGCGGCATCACGAGCCGGGCCGCGGACAGATCGATGACCACGCGACTCGGGTTCTGCAAGGTGAACAGCCGATGCTCGACCGGCTGCGAAAGATCGAGCACGATACGCGTCGAGTCCGGGCCGGACCACAGGCGCACATCGCGCACTTCTACGGCCGCCTGCAGCGTCGAGGCGAGCAGGCAGGTCAGCAGGAACAGGCTGGCGAGCGTTTTCCTTGGCATTTCCAACAGTTCGGTTGGATATCGGGAGCCAACTTTAAACGCATTCCCCAGTCGATGGCAATATCTATTTATTAAACAGATGGCTGCAAGCGAAACCTGTTGGACTTTCTATTGCGGGAGCGTCCCGCTGGCAGCAAGAATCGCCCGCCCCGCGGGGCTCAGGGGTTCGCAGTCCGCGGCGCGTCCCGTGCCGGCATACTCCAGCGCAAGGCGCACGTCGGCGTCCGGCAGCCGGGCCCCGCCCCGCTCGGCCCACTCGACCAGCACCAGGGTCCCGGGCGCAAGCATGTCCACGAGGCCGAGATAATCGAGTTCCCCGGGGTCGGCCAGCCGGTAGAGGTCGAGATGCACCACGTCGCACGGGGACAGCTCATAAGGTTCCAGCAAAGTGAAGGTCGGACTGCGGACGCGTCCTTCATGACCGAGGCCCCGCAACAGTCCGCGTACCAGCGTCGTCTTCCCGGCACCGAGCGGTCCGGCCAGGTGCACCACCACTGGAGCCCGGCGGGACGCCTCGGCCATCGGCATCGCCAGGGCGCGCCCCAGCGCTTCGGTCGCCGCCGGATCAGCGAGCCTGATGCGCATCGGCCGGATTTACCCAGGCCCGTAGCCCGCCCAGGAGATCGCCGGCCAGCAGGCCCCGTTCGCCCGCCCGCGCCGCGTCGTCCGCCGCCAGGGCATGGAGCAGCACCCCGGCGCTGGCGGACCGTTCCAGGTCGCGCAACTGGGCCGCGAGGCCCGCGATGATCCCGGTGAGCACATCGCCCATGCCGCCGCTCGCCATTCCCGGATTGCCGCGGTCACACAGCCACAAGGTCTCGCCGGCGCCGCACACCAGCGTGCCGGCGCCCTTGAGCACGACCACCGCGCCGTAGCGCTCACGCAGCGCGCGCACCGCGGCCGCCCGGTCTGCTTCGACCGCCGCGGCATCACTGCCCAGCAGGCGACCCGCCTCGCCCGGGTGAGGCGTCACCACGCTATCGCCCAGCCGGCGTGGCGCCTCCGCGACGAGGTTCAGCGCATCGGCGTCCAGCACGCAGGGCAATCCGGAGGCAAGCACACCGTCGAGCAGGTCACGACCCCAGGCGGAGCGGCCCAGTCCCGGCCCGGCCGCGACCACGGTGGCGCGTTCCAGGAGCGGCTCGAGGCCGGCCCGATCTGCCACGCTGCGGCCCATCAGCTCCGGGCGCGCGGCAACCATCGCAGCCACGTGATCCTCGCGCGTCGCAACCGTGACCAGGCCGGCACCGACCCGCAATGCCGCCTCGCCGGCGAGCCGGGCCGCGCCGCCCATCCCGCGATCACCGCCGACCACGAGTACGTGGCCGAAATGCCCCTTGTGGGCATCCCGCGGCCGGCGCGGCAACCAGTCGGACAAAGCCGCGGCTTCGAGGCGCCGCGCGGCCGGCACCATGCCGCGCGCGAGCCCGGCCGGCACGTCGAGCGACGAAAACAGCACTTCGCCGGCCTGCTCGGGGCCGTGCGCGGTGAACAATCCGAGTTTCAGCCCTATGAAACAGGCGGTCACGTGCGCGCGGATCGCCGTACCCATGACACGTCCCGTGTCGGCATGGAGGCCGCTCGGCAGATCCAGCGCAAGCACCGGACGCCGCGTGGCGTTGATCGATTCGATGGCGGATGAGAACGCGCCCGTCACTTCGCGCGAGAGCCCGGTGCCCAGCAAGGCATCGACGAGCGGGCCGTCGCCGCCCGGGTCACCCGTCCCGTCCCAGCGCAGGATCTCCCCGCCTTCACGACGGAAGTCTGCGCTGGCTGCGGCGGCATCGCCCGTCAGCCCGGACGGGTCCGTCACCGACAGCAGCCGCACGGTCAGCCCGGCCCGCCGCGCGA is a window of Wenzhouxiangella sp. XN24 DNA encoding:
- a CDS encoding adenylosuccinate synthase, with protein sequence MGKNVVVIGTQWGDEGKGKIVDLLTDKVAAVARFQGGHNAGHTLVIEGQKTIVRLLPSGILRDGVACLIGNGVVVSPDALFTEVDELTARGVPVVERLRISPACPLIMPSHVALDLAREHAKGAAAIGTTGRGIGPAYEDKVARRALRVSDLAHRERFAAKLGEVLDFHNFVLQRYFGRDTVDFQQTLEHLLALGERIRPMVADVVALLDGYRKAGANVLFEGAQGALLDIDHGTYPFVTSSNTTAGGACTGAGIGPRSIDHVLGIVKAYTTRVGAGPFPTELFDEMGEHLARVGHEFGSVTGRARRCGWFDAVSLRRSISLNSVSGLCITKLDVLDAIDTIRICVGYRVDGQVVDTPPLAAEQYADCEPVYEDMPGWNCSTVGITQYDALPDNARAYLDRLQDVVGVPIEIISTGPDRAETIVLRNPFD
- a CDS encoding DUF2065 domain-containing protein, which encodes MDWTDLLSAIALVMVIEGLLPFANPRGSRRVMAELSRMPENKLRLVGLASIASGLLLLWLVRS
- the hflC gene encoding protease modulator HflC translates to MNPRAALILLIIAGAALVLSMSLFIVDEREYALKLRFGEIVRADFEPGLHFKTPFVNTVRKFDDRVLTRNNPNEAFLTAEKKNLRVDFYVKWRITDPSQYFRSTGGDERLATSRLLEIIKDGLRAQFARQTLQEVVTADRREVIDELMDSAGVTARELGIDIIDVRVKTLDLPPDVSESVFNRMRQERARVASQLRAEGAETAERIRADADRQRTVIIAESQRDAQRIRGAGDARAADIYAEAFGRDQEFYDFWRSMQAYRTSLGRGDDVFVISPEGEFFQYLKDPMGGRDR
- the hflK gene encoding FtsH protease activity modulator HflK — translated: MAWNEPGKGGNPWNSGGRKEGPPDLDKVVRDLQRKVSGIFGGKRGAGGSGGGSGGSGGSGGALAGIGLIGAAGAVLWALSGFYQVDEAERGVVLQFGAFNKITLPGLHWHIPYPIQRVETVNVTQVASFTHSTRMLTADENIVSVDLRVQYRRADARAYLFNVRSPEETLGEVTETAIREVVGKSTLDFVLTEGRAEVASRAREIIQATLDSYGAGIEITSVNLEDSNFPSQVEAAVQDAIKAREDRERLALEAEAYANDVVPRARGNAARLVEAAEAYREQVIAEAEGESDRFLALLTEYARAPEVTRQRLYYETVEQVLGGTNKVILDAEGSGTLMYLPIDELMKRSGQRQNQMGDPADLGQVTPLRQTERQSDPADLRARGTR
- the hflX gene encoding ribosome rescue GTPase HflX, with product MFERPGHGERAVLVQIGFGTRPSEDELGELEQLAVSAGATIAGRLLASRTVPDARHFIGKGKVEELGELIRASGADLVLFNHALSPSQERNLEKALSCRVLDRTGLILDIFAQRARSFEGKLQVELAQLRHLSTRLVRGWTHLERQKGGIGLRGPGETQLETDRRLLAQRIRNLTRRLERVDKQREQGRRTRRKAEVPTVALVGYTNAGKSTLFNQLTSADVYAADKLFATLDPTLRGLQLAPGLDVVLADTVGFVRDLPHELVAAFRSTLRETQDAELLLHIVDLADPLRDQRIGDVNGVLEEIGAEEVPQLIVYNKTDLQGEPPSLMYDDTGAIRGVRLSARTGEGLDLLVQALREHFGQGRVAGRVHLDASEARMRAKLYDADMVRRETEDQSGGWEIDVEAPKVALERFCRDTGLNRGRIRPCPCEGMGASLQSRTVA
- the hfq gene encoding RNA chaperone Hfq; the protein is MARGQSLQDPFLNALRREKVPVSIYLVNGIKLQGQVESFDQFVVLLKNSVSQMVYKHAISTVVPSRNVRISTGDDAFGDDADA
- the miaA gene encoding tRNA (adenosine(37)-N6)-dimethylallyltransferase MiaA, whose translation is MAAENASSDTTRAILLMGPTAAGKTALALELARALPAEIISVDSALVYRGMDIGTAKPSAAVRAMVPHHLIDIVDPAEAYSAGRFLRDALTAMDEVRARGRIPILAGGTMLYFRALQRGLATLPEADAAVRAEIDTAAAQRGWPALHAELASVDPVVAARINPNDSQRIQRALEVWRLTGAPLSELQAAAARAPAGWTFLKLGLAPASRPELHVAIGQRFEAMMAAGFLAEVEGLHARGDLHAGLPSLRAVGYRQLWAYLEGACTLDEARRDAVTATRRLAKRQMTWLRAESGVRWLAGGGADDLDEILAWCGSQGAGCRTGM
- the mutL gene encoding DNA mismatch repair endonuclease MutL; the encoded protein is MPIRQLPAQLIDQIAAGEVVERPASVIKELVENSLDAGATRIEIEVDGGGLRRCLVRDDGCGIPRDELALALSRHATSKITSLEDLERVGTLGFRGEALPSIASVSRLSVTSRPVGADDAWQVESDGSRLGSPVPAAHPQGTTIVVRDLFFNTPARRRFMRAERTELSHVERVVRRLALSCFTTGFRLSRDGKVLFDLRPAADPAARLRRLGEVCGELFAAQSMDIDQGAAGLRLTGWLGLPTFSRSQPDLQYFFVNGRMIRDRLVTHAMRQAYADVLFHGRHPAYVVYLEMDPALVDVNAHPTKHEVRFRDARSIHGFLYRAVEQALAGTRPAAGSAPPPATPRFASEADSSAWTGPARQDAMRFAAREPVPPESSWPAFTGAGSDDDVHDRSQAAQDDTPTLGYALGQLGGIYILAQNRDGLVIVDMHAAHERVLYERLKHSLSGSGAPGQPLLVPISLRVSTTEAELAEAFAPDLAQFGFELDRRGPDVLVVRQVPALLQSADTESLLRDILSDLAEQGSSRRLEERINQLLGTMACHGAVRANRQLTVAEMNALLRDMEQTERADQCNHGRPTWTQLSVPELDKLFLRGR
- a CDS encoding N-acetylmuramoyl-L-alanine amidase — translated: MPRKTLASLFLLTCLLASTLQAAVEVRDVRLWSGPDSTRIVLDLSQPVEHRLFTLQNPSRVVIDLSAARLVMPLADLPAGAGAIRSVRGANRSDGAARLVLDLDAMTNARSFLVPPKGRYGHRLIVELDAQRRPVQRPTVRADEGSRDLVIAVDAGHGGEDPGAVGRKGTYEKDVVLAIARRLAGHIDREPGMRAALTRNGDYFLSLQQRVERAREHGADLFISIHADAFNNPKARGSSVYVLSPKGATDEAARWLAARENAADLVGGVSLDDKDDLLASVLLDLSQNASIGASLDAGDFVLNRLGAVNRLHKSTVQQAGFVVLKAPDIPSILVETAFISHHEEETLLRQPAYQEKVATALMSGLREYFYANPPPGTWVAQHRARGGMPREIVIARGDTLSGIASQYNVSVPVLRRHNNLKNDKIRVGQVIAIPGG
- the tsaE gene encoding tRNA (adenosine(37)-N6)-threonylcarbamoyltransferase complex ATPase subunit type 1 TsaE — translated: MRIRLADPAATEALGRALAMPMAEASRRAPVVVHLAGPLGAGKTTLVRGLLRGLGHEGRVRSPTFTLLEPYELSPCDVVHLDLYRLADPGELDYLGLVDMLAPGTLVLVEWAERGGARLPDADVRLALEYAGTGRAADCEPLSPAGRAILAASGTLPQ
- a CDS encoding NAD(P)H-hydrate dehydratase produces the protein MPRELWTAGQVRELDRRAIELHGVSGRELMERAGAFAFHALLHRWPASRALTVVCGAGNNAGDGYVVARLARRAGLTVRLLSVTDPSGLTGDAAAASADFRREGGEILRWDGTGDPGGDGPLVDALLGTGLSREVTGAFSSAIESINATRRPVLALDLPSGLHADTGRVMGTAIRAHVTACFIGLKLGLFTAHGPEQAGEVLFSSLDVPAGLARGMVPAARRLEAAALSDWLPRRPRDAHKGHFGHVLVVGGDRGMGGAARLAGEAALRVGAGLVTVATREDHVAAMVAARPELMGRSVADRAGLEPLLERATVVAAGPGLGRSAWGRDLLDGVLASGLPCVLDADALNLVAEAPRRLGDSVVTPHPGEAGRLLGSDAAAVEADRAAAVRALRERYGAVVVLKGAGTLVCGAGETLWLCDRGNPGMASGGMGDVLTGIIAGLAAQLRDLERSASAGVLLHALAADDAARAGERGLLAGDLLGGLRAWVNPADAHQAR